The Pseudopipra pipra isolate bDixPip1 chromosome 6, bDixPip1.hap1, whole genome shotgun sequence genome includes a region encoding these proteins:
- the BET1L gene encoding BET1-like protein isoform X1 encodes MPRGWDGGDPLCFWGDGVSQWTTAHIPLFRPPWLAPPLATSFPRHLGTFQPPFLCPQTPIFVPSPYLCPQTPTVSATPPFLPRAPAGLWPYLRPGIPRGAAPTLPPRPGGAARGSRCRGEGGGGGGGRSGGHFVAAPPGGAGRSGAAMAERGRGQSPSAMEDLLDVENKRMADSLASKVTRLKSLALDIDKDAEEQNRYLDGMDSDFLSVTGLLTGSVKRFSTMARSGRDNRRLLCAVSVALILIFFILYYLVSRAGT; translated from the exons ATGCcaaggggctgggatggaggggaccCGCTCTGCTTTTGGGGCGATGGCGTGAGCCAGTGGACCACTGCGCATATCCCCCTTTTCCGTCCCCCCTGGCTGGCTCCTCCCCTTGCCACCTCCTTCCCCCGACATCTGGGCACATTCCAACCCCCTTTTTTATGTCCACAAACCCCTATTTTTGTCCCAAGCCCCTACCTCTGCCCCCAAACCCCTACTGTCTCCGCCACGCCCCCGTTTCTGCCCCGTGCCCCGGCGGGGCTCTGGCCGTACCTGCGGCCCGGGATCCCTCGGGGGGCAGCGCCGACCCTTCCTCCCCGGCCCGGGGGAGCGGCCCGAGGGTCCCGGTGccggggggaaggaggaggaggaggaggaggaaggagcggCGGACATTTCGTGGCGGCTCcgcccggcggggcgggacggAGCGGGGCGGCCATGGCGGAGCGGGGCCGAG GACAGAGTCCGAGCGCCATGGAGGACCTGCTGGATGTGGAGAACAAGCGGATGGCCGACAGCCTGGCCAGCAAGGTCACCAGGCTGAAATCC CTGGCTCTGGATATCGACAAGGACGCTGAGGAACAGAACCGCTACCTGGATGGCATG GACTCGGATTTCCTCAGTGTGACGGGGCTGCTGACGGGCAGCGTGAAGCGCTTCTCCACCATGGCGCGCTCCGGGCGGGACAACCGCCGGCTGCTCTGCGCCGTGTCCGTGGCCCTCATCCTCATCTTCTTCATCCTCTACTACCTGGTGTCCAGGGCGGGCACCTGA
- the BET1L gene encoding BET1-like protein isoform X2: MERRGSRAGEHPPAPGGGTFPGGQSPSAMEDLLDVENKRMADSLASKVTRLKSLALDIDKDAEEQNRYLDGMDSDFLSVTGLLTGSVKRFSTMARSGRDNRRLLCAVSVALILIFFILYYLVSRAGT; the protein is encoded by the exons ATGGAGCGGCGAGGCAGCCGGGCGGGAGAGCATCCTCCGGCTCCCGGCGGAGGTAcctttccaggag GACAGAGTCCGAGCGCCATGGAGGACCTGCTGGATGTGGAGAACAAGCGGATGGCCGACAGCCTGGCCAGCAAGGTCACCAGGCTGAAATCC CTGGCTCTGGATATCGACAAGGACGCTGAGGAACAGAACCGCTACCTGGATGGCATG GACTCGGATTTCCTCAGTGTGACGGGGCTGCTGACGGGCAGCGTGAAGCGCTTCTCCACCATGGCGCGCTCCGGGCGGGACAACCGCCGGCTGCTCTGCGCCGTGTCCGTGGCCCTCATCCTCATCTTCTTCATCCTCTACTACCTGGTGTCCAGGGCGGGCACCTGA
- the BET1L gene encoding BET1-like protein isoform X3, protein MERRGSRAGEHPPAPGGGQSPSAMEDLLDVENKRMADSLASKVTRLKSLALDIDKDAEEQNRYLDGMDSDFLSVTGLLTGSVKRFSTMARSGRDNRRLLCAVSVALILIFFILYYLVSRAGT, encoded by the exons ATGGAGCGGCGAGGCAGCCGGGCGGGAGAGCATCCTCCGGCTCCCGGCGGAG GACAGAGTCCGAGCGCCATGGAGGACCTGCTGGATGTGGAGAACAAGCGGATGGCCGACAGCCTGGCCAGCAAGGTCACCAGGCTGAAATCC CTGGCTCTGGATATCGACAAGGACGCTGAGGAACAGAACCGCTACCTGGATGGCATG GACTCGGATTTCCTCAGTGTGACGGGGCTGCTGACGGGCAGCGTGAAGCGCTTCTCCACCATGGCGCGCTCCGGGCGGGACAACCGCCGGCTGCTCTGCGCCGTGTCCGTGGCCCTCATCCTCATCTTCTTCATCCTCTACTACCTGGTGTCCAGGGCGGGCACCTGA
- the RIC8A gene encoding synembryn-A: protein MELRAVVTTLESGEQDTVLKVLQVYNQEKSQCFTFEDEEREERKKMAQLLIKFLERELQPSCQVTCLESIRILSRDKHCLGPFTTEEGLKTLSRHAGIDYSEELIREVPDLDVILESLKCLCNIVFSSPRAQELTAEARLVVGLARRIKLYNERSLPHDVKFFDLRLLFLLTALRVDVRQQLAQELRGVSLMADTLELTLGVKWLDPYEVAAEEGLLPPLPRQETERAMEILKVLFNITFDSSKREVDEEDAALYRHLGALLRHCLMISADGEDRTEEFHSHTVNLLGNLPLKCLDVLLTPKVRPGSLEYMGVNMDAVSILLDFLERRLDRGHKLKESLTPVLNLLTESARVHRQTRKFLKARVLPPLRDVRNRPEVGNSLRNKLVRLMTHIDTDVKHCAAEFLFVLCKESVSRFVKYTGYGNAAGLLAARGLMAGGREEGEYSEDEDTDTEEYKEAKPNINPVTGRVEEKLPNPMEGMTEEQKEHEAMKLVNMFDKLSREKVIQPMGITPSGNLAPMDNAIRSMADERSSSDSDLGLD from the exons ATGGAGCTCAGGGCTGTGGTCACCACGCTGGAAAGCGGGGAGCAGGACACGGTTCTTAAGGTGCTCCAGGTCTACAACCAGGAG AAGTCTCAGTGCTTCACCTTTGAGGATGAGGAGCGGGAGGAGAGGAAG AAAATGGCCCAGCTGCTGATCAAGTTCCtggagagggagctgcagccGTCCTGCCAGGTCACCTGCCTGGAGAGCATCCGCATCCTGTCCCGGGACAAGCACTGCCTCGGCCCTTTCACCACCGAGGAAGGCCTGAAGACCCTCTCCAGGCATGCCGGCATCGACTACTCGGAGGAGCTCATCCGGGAGGTCCCGGACTTGGACGTGATCCTGGAGTCCCTCAAATGCCTGTGCAACATCGTGTTCAGCAGCCCGCGGGCGCAGGAGCTGACGGCCGAGGCGCggctggtggtggggctggCGCGGCGCATCAAGCTCTACAACGAGCGGAGCCTCCCTCACGACGTCAAGTTCTTCGACCTGCgcctgctgttcctgctgacGGCCCTGAGGGTGGACGTCCGGCAGCAGCTCGCCCAGGAGCTGCGGGGGGTCAGCCTGATGGCAGACACCCTGGAGCTGACGCTCGGCGTGAAGTGGTTGGACCCCTACGAAGTCGCCGCCGAGGAGGGGCTTCTCCCGCCTTTGCCTCGGCAGGAGACGGAGCGGGCCATGGAGATCCTCAAAGTGCTCTTCAACATCACCTTTGATTCCAGCAAGAGGGAAGTGGACGAG GAAGATGCTGCTCTGTACCGGCACTTGGGTGCCCTCCTGCGCCACTGCCTCATGATCTCGGCCGACGGCGAGGACAGGACCGAGGAGTTCCACAG CCACACAGTCAACCTGCTGGGCAACCTGCCCCTCAAGTGTCTGGATGTGCTCCTGACCCCCAAAGTGCGGCCGGGCTCGCTGGAGTACATGGGTGTCAACATGGATGCAGTCAGCATCCTCCTGGATTTCCTGGAGCGCCGCCTGGACAGg GGCCACAAGCTGAAGGAGAGCCTGACCCCTGTGCTGAACCTGCTGACGGAGAGTGCCCGTGTCCACCGCCAGACCAGGAAGTTCCTGAAGGCCAGG GTGCTGCCGCCGCTGCGGGACGTGCGGAACCGGCCGGAGGTGGGGAATTCCCTGCGGAACAAGCTGGTGAGGCTCATGACCCACATCGACACCGACGTCAAGCACTGCGCCGCCGAGTTCCTCTTCGTGCTCTGCAAGGAGAGCG TGTCCCGGTTTGTGAAGTACACGGGGTACGGGAACGCCGCGGGGCTGCTGGCGGCGCGGGGCCTCATGGCCGGCGGCCGGGAAGAGGGGGAGTACTCGGAGGATGAAGACACGGACACGGAGGAGTACAAAGAGGCAAAGCCCAA CATCAACCCCGTGACGGGCCGTGTGGAGGAGAAGCTTCCCAACCCCATGGAAGGGATGACGGAGGAGCAGAAGGAGCACGAAGCCATGAAGTTGGTCAATATGTTCGACAAGTTGTCCAG ggagaaggtgATCCAGCCCATGGGCATCACTCCGAGCGGGAACCTGGCGCCCATGGACAACGCCATCCGCAGCATGGCCGACGAGCGCTCGTCGTCCGACTCGGACCTGGGGCTGGACTGA